The nucleotide sequence TAGCAGGGGCGAAGGAATTTGCCGAACGCGTCGGCTACCCCGTCCTTGTCCGGCCTTCTTACGTATTGTCCGGCGTAGCCATGAAGGTCGTCTGGGGGGAGCAGCAGCTGGAACGGTTTTTAACAGACGCCACAAATGTCAGCCCCGACCATCCAGTGGTCATTAGCAAGTTCCTCCAAGACGCTTCCGAGGTGGAGGTCGATGCAGTTTCGAATGGCGAGGACGTGGTTATCGGATCGATAATCGAGCACATCGATAACGCCGGCATCCATTCCGGAGATGCCATGATGTGCATACCTCCGTGGAGACTGGACAGAAAGACCGTAGATACCATCACCGACTATTCCATTCGCATCGGCCGAGCTCTCCACGTCTGCGGGCCTCTCAACATCCAGTATCTTGTAAAGGACGACGAGGTTTCCGTAATCGAGGCAAACGTCCGGGCATCTAGGTCCATGCCATTTGTTTCAAAATTTGTCGGGCTGAACCTTATCAACCTCTCGGCAAAAGCAATGACTGGAAAACCATTGCCCGCCGGCGCCCGAGACCTGTGGCTCCGAACCAGCGGTTTCGGGATAAAAGTGCCCCAATTTTCTTTCATGCAGCTCGAAGGCTCTGACATTGTGCTGGGAGTCGAGATGCAGTCCACCGGCGAGGTTGCATGCTTCGGGACGAGTTTTTACGACGCCCTTTCAAAGGCCTACATGGCCGCCGGATACTCGCTACCGCTTACCGGCTCGGCGCTCATTACGATTGGCGGTCCAAAGAACAAGGAAAAAATGCTCCCGATTATATCGCTCATATCCTCTATGAACTTCAACATCCTTGCTACCGAGCATACGGCTGAATTCATTGAAAACAACCACTTCAAGAACGTTCAGCGCGTACACAAGATTAGCGAGCCAGACAGAAAGCCCAACATCGCGGACCTGCTGTATTCGCGCAAAATAGACTTCATTATCAATATTCCCGCGACTTCTACGATTGAAAAGTACGTCGGAATGCTTTACGATGAATACCAAATCCGAAGAAAGGCCGTAGAACTTGGCGTGCCAGTTCTGACAACAGTCGAGTCGGCAAACTCTTTTGTTAAAACTCTTGAATGGCTTCGCAGCAATACGCCTACAGTCTCGCCTTTACGCAAATACGTCGCACTCGAATAGGAAACGATTAGAGTATTTCGTCAAGCATGGACTCGCCTCCTACAACAGCCCCATCAAGCGTCGTTACCATGCACCGCCTGATTTTATCCCGATGTCTTCTGACCCTCGAGATAACCGGAGAAATCGCTACGGATTTGTGGTCGCCTCTTGGGGGGTGGCGACGGCTGCCTTCATCATGATTGGTGCGTTCGGAGGTCCTGTTCCCCCCACCAAAAACCGTCCTTCCCCCGGCGGCGTAAAGGTATCTGTTGAAGCTCGGGATTACCACCATCTCTATATTTTCACTCCCCGGCGCGCTCGTCAAAATTGACCTGTCGACCTGCAGATAAATCCATACGGGCTGCCCATTGAGAACGTGTCCCTTCTTACGCAGCGTCGGATGCAGGTGCCCCATCACTACCTTTGCGGAGCTTTGGGGTATTTCCGATGGCAGACTGTGACCGTGAAGCACGAGTGTATCTTCGAGCGTAAGTCCTGATGCGCTGGCAAGATTCACCTGAAGCGGCGCTAGATGCCTGATGCCGGAATCATGATTGCCGGGGACAAGAA is from Nitrososphaera sp. and encodes:
- a CDS encoding metallophosphoesterase; the encoded protein is MNLRPLYPHAALLLVGSKNRSLVISDLHLGLESELSLKGVEMPRADLAKEMIGQIEALCTEHSVDQIVIAGDLKHTFGSITKQEWDEIPRFLSDLTRFGEVFLVPGNHDSGIRHLAPLQVNLASASGLTLEDTLVLHGHSLPSEIPQSSAKVVMGHLHPTLRKKGHVLNGQPVWIYLQVDRSILTSAPGSENIEMVVIPSFNRYLYAAGGRTVFGGGNRTSERTNHDEGSRRHPPRGDHKSVAISPVISRVRRHRDKIRRCMVTTLDGAVVGGESMLDEIL